In Primulina eburnea isolate SZY01 chromosome 14, ASM2296580v1, whole genome shotgun sequence, the following proteins share a genomic window:
- the LOC140812036 gene encoding protein phosphatase EYA isoform X1, translating into MDQKMNVYIWDMDETLILLKSLLDGTYAEAFNGLKNVRNGVDIGKMWETHILKVCDAYFFYEQVENFNQPYLDFLSHYDDGADLSGYDFSQDGFSPTFDDLNKGKLAYRHRAIAEKYRKGLCNLLNQDVMKLLNNLYDLTDTYTEKWFSSARSCLEECAGQNRDTNPYINLSNARDAMFQHVNVIVTSGPLVPSLVKCLLYRLDKMIACDKVYSSLEVGKLQCFSWIKDRFNGPDVQFCVVGDGWEECEAAETMKWPFVKIDLQPNSIHQFPGLTSRDLQRYINVVYEKLDREDELNSEADDNNQIPSKFQIFHKTQDRQ; encoded by the exons ATGGATCAGAAAATGAATGTTTATATTTGGGACATGGATGAGACCCTTATATTGCTCAAATCTTTACTCGATGGAACATATGCTGAGGCTTTTAATGGCCTAAAGAATGTACGAAATGGTGTAGACATCGGCAAAATGTGGGAAACTCATATTCTTAAAGTGTGTGATGCATATTTTTTTTACGAGCAA GTCGAAAATTTCAATCAACCATATCTTGACTTTTTGAGCCATTATGATGACGGTGCAGACCTCTCTGGTTACGATTTCAGTCAAGATGGGTTTAGCCCCACATTTGATGATCTTAATAAAGGTAAATTGGCATACCGCCACCGTGCAATAGCTGAGAAGTATAGAAAG GGATTGTGTAACCTTCTTAATCAAGATGTTATGAAGTTATTGAACAATCTCTATGATTTGACTGATACTTACACAGAAAAATGGTTTTCTTCAG CTAGATCTTGCTTGGAGGAGTGTGCGGGACAGAATAGAGATACAAATCCCTATATTAACTTATCCAATGCTAGAGATGCCATGTTTCAGCATGTGAATGTCATAGTTACATCTGGTCCCCTTGTGCCTAGCCTGGTTAAGTGCCTACTCTATCGCCTGGATAAAATGATTGCTTGTGACAAAG TATACAGTTCATTAGAAGTGGGAAAGCTCCAATGTTTTTCATGGATCAAAGATCGTTTCAATGGACCAGACGTTCAGTTTTGCGTGGTTGGGGATGGCTGGGAAGAATGTGAAGCTGCAGAAACCATGAAGTGGCCATTTGTGAAAATTGATCTACAGCCAAACAGCATCCATCAATTCCCAGGGCTGACATCCAGAGACTTGCAACGATACATTAATGTCGTGTATGAAAAGCTTGATCGAGAAGATGAGTT GAACTCAGAAGCAGATGACAACAACCAAATACcatcaaaatttcaaatatttcacaAAACACAGGATCGACAATAA
- the LOC140812799 gene encoding prohibitin-1, mitochondrial-like — protein sequence MNLNNVKVPKMPGGGATSAVIKLGVLAGLGIYGVANSLYNVEGGHRAIVFNRIVGVKDKVYPEGTHLMIPWFERPTIYDVRARPHLVESTSGSRDLQMVKIGLRVLTRPVPDQLPTIYRTLGENYNERVLPSIIHETLKAVVAQYNASQLITQRENVSREIRKILTERAAYFNIALDDVSITSLTFGREFTAAIEAKQVAAQEAERAKFVVEKAEQDKQSAIIRAQGEAKSAQLIGQAIANNSAFLMLRRIEASKDISHTVSSSSNKVYLNSDELLLNLQNLSLEQSRIK from the exons atgaatttgaacaatgtcaaGGTACCGAAGATGCCTGGTGGAGGTGCAACATCTGCTGTGATCAAACTGGGAGTTCTTGCTGGTCTCGGAATCTATGGAGTTGCTAACAGTCTCTACAACGTTGAGGGAGGGCACCGTGCCATTGTTTTCAACCGTATTGTTGGTGTCAAAGATAAG GTGTATCCAGAagggacacacttgatgatccCATGGTTTGAAAGGCCAACCATATATGATGTTCGAGCGCGTCCCCATCTGGTGGAGAGCACTTCAGGCAGTCGTGACCTTCAGATG GTAAAAATTGGTCTTCGGGTTCTTACTCGCCCTGTGCCAGATCAGTTACCCACTATTTATAGAACCCTTGGTGAAAACTACAATGAGCGGGTCCTGCCTTCAATTATTCATGAGACGCTGAAAGCTGTGGTTGCCCAGTATAATGCTAGCCAGCTTATCACACAGAGAGAG AACGTGAGTAGGGAAATACGGAAAATACTGACAGAAAGAGCTGCTTATTTCAACATCGCACTGGATGATGTCTCCATTACAAGCCTGACCTTTGGAAGGGAGTTCACTGCTGCAATTGAAGCCAAACAAGTAGCTGCACAAGAGGCTGAGAGGGCCAAGTTTGTGGTTGAAAAGGCAGAGCAAGACAAACAAAGTGCTATTATTAGAGCACAG GGAGAGGCTAAGAGTGCCCAGCTGATTGGTCAAGCTATTGCCAACAATTCCGCTTTTTTAATGCTCAGGAGAATTGAAGCTTCTAAAGATATTTCTCATACTGTTTCTAGTTCAAGCAACAAGGTGTACTTGAACTCTGATGAGCTCCTACTGAACCTTCAGAATCTGAGCTTAGAACAAAGTAGAATTAAGTAA
- the LOC140812036 gene encoding protein phosphatase EYA isoform X2 has translation MDQKMNVYIWDMDETLILLKSLLDGTYAEAFNGLKNVRNGVDIGKMWETHILKVCDAYFFYEQVENFNQPYLDFLSHYDDGADLSGYDFSQDGFSPTFDDLNKGKLAYRHRAIAEKYRKGLCNLLNQDVMKLLNNLYDLTDTYTEKWFSSARSCLEECAGQNRDTNPYINLSNARDAMFQHVNVIVTSGPLVPSLVKCLLYRLDKMIACDKVYSSLEVGKLQCFSWIKDRFNGPDVQFCVVGDGWEECEAAETMKWPFVKIDLQPNSIHQFPGLTSRDLQRYINVVYEKLDREDELSSEVVSFPADQ, from the exons ATGGATCAGAAAATGAATGTTTATATTTGGGACATGGATGAGACCCTTATATTGCTCAAATCTTTACTCGATGGAACATATGCTGAGGCTTTTAATGGCCTAAAGAATGTACGAAATGGTGTAGACATCGGCAAAATGTGGGAAACTCATATTCTTAAAGTGTGTGATGCATATTTTTTTTACGAGCAA GTCGAAAATTTCAATCAACCATATCTTGACTTTTTGAGCCATTATGATGACGGTGCAGACCTCTCTGGTTACGATTTCAGTCAAGATGGGTTTAGCCCCACATTTGATGATCTTAATAAAGGTAAATTGGCATACCGCCACCGTGCAATAGCTGAGAAGTATAGAAAG GGATTGTGTAACCTTCTTAATCAAGATGTTATGAAGTTATTGAACAATCTCTATGATTTGACTGATACTTACACAGAAAAATGGTTTTCTTCAG CTAGATCTTGCTTGGAGGAGTGTGCGGGACAGAATAGAGATACAAATCCCTATATTAACTTATCCAATGCTAGAGATGCCATGTTTCAGCATGTGAATGTCATAGTTACATCTGGTCCCCTTGTGCCTAGCCTGGTTAAGTGCCTACTCTATCGCCTGGATAAAATGATTGCTTGTGACAAAG TATACAGTTCATTAGAAGTGGGAAAGCTCCAATGTTTTTCATGGATCAAAGATCGTTTCAATGGACCAGACGTTCAGTTTTGCGTGGTTGGGGATGGCTGGGAAGAATGTGAAGCTGCAGAAACCATGAAGTGGCCATTTGTGAAAATTGATCTACAGCCAAACAGCATCCATCAATTCCCAGGGCTGACATCCAGAGACTTGCAACGATACATTAATGTCGTGTATGAAAAGCTTGATCGAGAAGATGAGTT GAGCTCAGAAGTTGTCAGTTTTCCAGCAGATCAATAA
- the LOC140812405 gene encoding zinc finger CCCH domain-containing protein 61-like, with translation MGSTTVCDENQHKFHHSHQPYLNKKSLREIDIPPRKLLSRRSAAGHQQMSDVFSDSPKAEDALSKFLPCNNVDEDDSDPYSSDQFRIYEFKVRKCTRSRSHDWTDCPFAHPGEKARRRDPRRFHYSGNVCSEFRKGYCNKGDSCEFSHGVFECWLHPSRYRTEACKDGKNCKRKVCFFAHSTKQLRMSPDPSSPPPMSSPMSEKLYRNLNHCCVFCHASPTSPLMSMSHLSPPLSPPLSPPVNTPEFSRLSSMESCGFPELSNGGITYKDALTELMCSMESMRVNEAPVSNCATTLMNTATRRNLPWLDVTNFNVEVEQPQFVLSPSNPSPGTSKFFNGESRFFTGNFSGKNLMEDHTRYNNESNLGGPDLGWVNDLLT, from the coding sequence ATGGGTAGTACTACTGTTTGTGATGAGAATCAACACAAGTTCCACCACTCCCACCAACCGTACCTGAACAAGAAATCCCTCCGAGAAATCGACATCCCGCCACGGAAGCTCCTCAGTCGCCGTTCGGCCGCTGGACATCAGCAGATGTCCGACGTGTTCTCGGACTCCCCCAAGGCGGAGGATGCGCTCTCCAAGTTCTTGCCTTGCAACAACGTAGACGAGGATGATTCTGATCCTTATTCCTCTGACCAGTTCAGAATCTACGAATTCAAGGTCAGGAAGTGCACCAGGAGCCGTAGCCACGACTGGACGGATTGCCCTTTTGCTCATCCGGGCGAAAAGGCCCGGAGAAGGGATCCGAGGAGGTTCCATTACTCTGGAAATGTGTGCTCTGAATTTCGAAAGGGATATTGCAACAAAGGCGATAGCTGTGAATTCTCCCATGGGGTTTTTGAATGTTGGCTTCACCCATCTCGCTACCGAACCGAAGCATGCAAAGATGGGAAGAACTGCAAGCGGAAGGTATGTTTTTTTGCTCATTCAACCAAGCAGCTTCGCATGTCACCGGATCCATCTTCTCCACCGCCTATGAGTTCTCCGATGTCGGAGAAACTGTACCGGAATCTGAATCATTGCTGTGTCTTCTGCCACGCTTCACCTACTTCTCCTCTAATGAGCATGTCCCATTTATCGCCGCCGCTTTCACCACCACTCTCCCCTCCGGTGAACACACCGGAGTTTTCAAGGTTATCAAGCATGGAATCCTGTGGATTCCCTGAACTCAGCAACGGCGGGATAACTTACAAAGATGCATTAACCGAATTGATGTGTTCTATGGAGTCCATGCGCGTGAACGAAGCTCCAGTTTCTAACTGTGCAACAACACTCATGAATACTGCTACTCGGAGGAATCTTCCATGGCTGGATGTGACTAATTTCAACGTCGAAGTGGAACAGCCTCAGTTTGTGTTATCTCCTTCAAACCCAAGCCCTGGAACAAGCAAATTCTTTAATGGAGAGAGCAGGTTCTTCACAGGGAATTTTTCTGGCAAGAATTTGATGGAGGATCACACCAGGTACAACAATGAAAGCAATCTGGGAGGGCCAGATCTTGGGTGGGTCAATGATCTCCTCACCTAA